In Bacillus toyonensis BCT-7112, a single window of DNA contains:
- a CDS encoding response regulator transcription factor, which produces MKQVLVIKNERSSAKKIVSGLTQEGYFILKLHNENQGLNIIYEQDWDIIILDWDSLSISGPEICRQIRLVKTTPIIIVTDNISSKDCIAGLQAGADDYIRKPFVKEELVARVQAILRRSDYIQQNEMNFFQFKDLFVDASSNIVKKGGENLSLTKREYDLLVFLIKNKNTILSREMLLNQVWGYNVVVNPNVVDLYIGYVRKKLKCEKKDRYIQTIHGRGYSMID; this is translated from the coding sequence GTGAAGCAGGTGTTGGTGATTAAAAATGAACGGTCTTCAGCAAAGAAAATTGTAAGCGGTCTAACGCAAGAAGGCTATTTCATTTTAAAACTTCACAATGAAAACCAAGGTTTAAATATAATATATGAACAAGATTGGGATATTATCATATTGGATTGGGACTCATTAAGTATATCGGGACCAGAAATTTGCAGACAAATACGACTTGTTAAAACGACACCGATCATTATTGTGACCGACAATATTTCTAGTAAGGATTGCATAGCAGGGCTACAAGCAGGAGCAGATGATTATATAAGAAAACCATTTGTGAAAGAAGAATTAGTAGCAAGGGTTCAAGCAATTTTAAGGAGAAGTGACTATATCCAGCAAAATGAGATGAATTTTTTTCAGTTTAAAGATCTCTTTGTTGATGCATCTAGCAATATTGTGAAAAAAGGTGGCGAAAATCTCTCACTTACTAAGCGCGAGTATGATTTACTTGTATTTTTAATTAAAAACAAAAACACAATATTGAGCCGTGAGATGCTTTTGAATCAAGTTTGGGGATATAACGTAGTAGTAAATCCAAATGTAGTAGATTTATATATTGGGTATGTAAGAAAAAAGTTAAAGTGCGAGAAGAAAGACAGATATATTCAAACGATACATGGCAGAGGCTATTCAATGATTGACTGA
- the smpB gene encoding SsrA-binding protein encodes MPKGTGKVIAQNKKAFHDYFIEETYEAGLVLQGTEIKSIRAGRVNLKDAFARIHNGEVWVHNMHINTYEQGNRFNHDPLRTRKLLLHKKEIDKLAGAAKETGYALVPLRIYLKNGFAKMALGLAKGKKQYDKRHDLKEKEAKREIARVFRDRQKM; translated from the coding sequence ATGCCAAAAGGTACAGGTAAGGTTATTGCACAAAATAAAAAAGCATTTCATGATTATTTCATCGAAGAAACATACGAAGCAGGGCTTGTCCTTCAAGGAACGGAAATTAAGTCGATTCGCGCTGGTCGCGTGAACTTGAAAGATGCGTTTGCACGTATACATAATGGTGAAGTATGGGTTCATAATATGCATATTAATACGTACGAGCAAGGGAATCGTTTCAACCATGATCCGCTTCGCACGAGAAAATTACTTCTTCATAAAAAAGAAATTGATAAACTAGCGGGAGCTGCAAAAGAAACAGGTTACGCATTAGTTCCACTTAGAATCTATTTGAAAAATGGATTTGCAAAGATGGCACTTGGTTTAGCAAAAGGTAAGAAACAATATGATAAACGTCATGATTTAAAAGAGAAAGAAGCGAAACGTGAAATTGCACGCGTGTTCCGTGATCGCCAAAAGATGTAA
- the rnr gene encoding ribonuclease R, with protein MREEAYKPLTIQELEEAFGIEGSEGFKDFVKALVMMEEKGLVIRTRSNRYGLPEKMNLVRGKLIGHARGFAFVVPEEKKTGDDDLFIPPTELNGALHGDTVLARLSSQSSGSRQEGSIVRILERGTKELVGTYTESKNFGFVIPDNKRWTSDIFILKSASMGAVEGHKVVVKITSYPENRLSAEGEVIQILGHKNDPGVDILSVIHKHHLPLAFPEEVMEHANSVPETISEEDLKDRRDLRDQMIVTIDGADAKDLDDAVTVTKLENGNYKLGVHIADVSHYVEEGSPIDVEAAERATSVYLVDRVIPMIPHRLSNGICSLNPKVDRLTLSCEMEINNLGDVVKHEIFQSVIKTTERMTYADVRSILEDEDEELIKRYEPLVPMFKEMGQLAQILREKRMRRGAIDFDFKEAKVLVDEEGKPTDVVMRDRSVSEKLIEEFMLVANETVAEHFHWMNVPFMYRVHEDPKEDKLERFFEFVTNFGYAVKGRANEVHPRALQQILEMVQGQPEEVVISTVMLRSMKQARYDSESLGHFGLSTEFYTHFTSPIRRYPDTIVHRLIREYVINGKVDSETQAKWRENLPEIAEHSSNMERRAVEAERETDEMKKAEYMVDKIGEEYDGMISSVTNFGLFVELPNTIEGLVHVSYLTDDYYRYDEKHFAMIGERTGNVFRIGDEITIRVINVNKDERAIDFEIVGMKGTPRRKFKDRPVVIEQPRTGRKKRGGRSERSNERGGERGTGRKFDRGGKGNSTGRGSASASTSASQPGKKDGNGKKKKGFFENVPGFKKKKKKRK; from the coding sequence ATGAGAGAAGAAGCGTATAAACCGTTAACGATACAAGAGTTAGAAGAGGCATTTGGAATTGAAGGTTCTGAGGGCTTTAAAGATTTTGTAAAGGCACTTGTAATGATGGAAGAGAAGGGACTTGTTATTCGTACACGTAGCAATCGTTATGGTCTTCCTGAAAAGATGAATTTAGTGCGTGGTAAGTTAATTGGACATGCGCGTGGCTTTGCTTTCGTTGTGCCAGAAGAGAAGAAAACGGGAGATGATGATCTTTTCATTCCTCCTACAGAATTAAACGGTGCACTTCACGGTGATACAGTATTAGCACGCCTAAGTTCACAATCAAGTGGTTCACGTCAAGAAGGTTCAATTGTACGCATTTTAGAACGTGGAACGAAAGAACTAGTTGGTACATATACAGAATCGAAAAACTTTGGGTTTGTTATACCTGACAATAAGCGTTGGACAAGTGATATTTTCATCTTGAAAAGCGCATCCATGGGTGCTGTAGAAGGCCATAAAGTAGTTGTTAAAATTACGAGCTATCCAGAGAATCGTTTAAGTGCGGAAGGTGAAGTTATTCAAATTTTAGGTCATAAAAATGATCCAGGAGTAGATATTTTATCGGTCATCCATAAACATCATTTACCTTTAGCATTTCCTGAGGAAGTGATGGAGCATGCAAACAGTGTACCAGAAACGATTTCAGAAGAAGACTTGAAAGATCGCCGTGATTTACGTGACCAAATGATTGTAACGATTGATGGTGCAGACGCGAAGGACTTAGATGATGCTGTTACAGTAACGAAGCTTGAGAACGGTAATTACAAGCTTGGTGTTCATATTGCGGATGTAAGTCATTACGTTGAAGAAGGTTCTCCAATTGATGTTGAAGCAGCGGAAAGAGCGACGAGTGTATATCTTGTTGATCGTGTAATTCCAATGATTCCACATCGTCTATCTAACGGTATTTGTTCATTAAATCCGAAAGTAGACCGTCTGACACTGTCTTGTGAAATGGAAATCAACAACTTAGGTGATGTTGTCAAACACGAGATTTTCCAAAGTGTGATTAAAACGACAGAGCGTATGACATATGCTGACGTAAGAAGCATTTTAGAAGATGAGGACGAAGAGTTAATCAAGCGCTATGAACCGTTAGTACCAATGTTTAAAGAGATGGGCCAATTGGCACAAATTTTACGTGAAAAGCGTATGCGCCGTGGTGCAATCGACTTTGACTTTAAAGAAGCAAAAGTATTAGTAGATGAAGAAGGAAAACCGACTGATGTTGTAATGCGTGATCGTTCTGTATCAGAAAAGTTAATTGAAGAATTTATGCTTGTTGCGAACGAAACCGTAGCAGAACACTTCCACTGGATGAACGTACCATTCATGTACCGTGTCCATGAAGATCCGAAAGAAGATAAGTTAGAGCGATTCTTCGAGTTTGTAACGAACTTCGGATATGCGGTAAAAGGACGTGCGAATGAAGTACATCCTCGTGCATTGCAACAAATTCTTGAAATGGTTCAAGGACAGCCTGAAGAAGTAGTAATTTCAACGGTTATGCTTCGTTCTATGAAGCAAGCACGTTACGATTCGGAAAGCTTAGGACATTTCGGCTTATCAACTGAGTTCTACACGCATTTCACATCGCCGATTCGTCGTTATCCAGATACGATCGTTCATAGATTGATTCGTGAATACGTCATTAACGGTAAAGTCGACAGTGAAACACAAGCGAAATGGCGTGAAAACTTACCAGAGATTGCAGAGCACTCTTCTAATATGGAACGTCGTGCTGTTGAAGCAGAGCGTGAAACAGACGAAATGAAAAAAGCAGAGTATATGGTCGATAAGATCGGTGAAGAGTATGACGGTATGATTAGCTCTGTAACAAACTTCGGTTTATTCGTAGAGCTTCCAAATACAATTGAAGGTCTTGTACATGTTAGTTACTTAACGGATGATTACTACCGTTACGACGAGAAGCATTTCGCAATGATCGGAGAACGTACAGGTAACGTATTCCGCATCGGTGACGAAATTACAATTCGTGTTATTAACGTAAACAAAGACGAGCGCGCAATTGACTTTGAAATCGTTGGCATGAAAGGTACACCTCGCCGTAAGTTCAAAGATCGTCCAGTCGTTATCGAACAGCCAAGAACAGGCAGAAAGAAACGGGGTGGACGTAGCGAGCGCAGTAATGAGCGCGGCGGCGAACGCGGTACAGGTAGAAAATTTGACCGTGGTGGCAAAGGTAACAGCACAGGAAGAGGATCCGCATCAGCATCCACGTCCGCTAGTCAGCCAGGGAAAAAAGATGGTAATGGCAAGAAGAAAAAAGGATTCTTTGAAAACGTACCAGGATTCAAGAAGAAAAAGAAAAAGCGTAAGTAA
- the estA gene encoding carboxylesterase, with the protein MKLASPKPFTFEGGDRAVLLLHGFTGNSADVRMLGRFLEKKGYTCHAPIYKGHGVPPEELVHTGPTDWWQDVTEAYQLLKDKGFEKIAVVGLSLGGVFSLKLAYTIPVLGVVPMCAPMYIKSEETMYQGILAYAREYKKREQKSPEQIEQEMLEFQQTPMNTLKALQELIADVRNNVDMIYAPTFVVQARHDEMINTDSANIIYNGVESTLKDIKWYEDSTHVITLDKQRDELHEDVYNFLEQLDW; encoded by the coding sequence ATGAAATTAGCATCTCCGAAACCATTTACATTTGAGGGTGGAGACCGCGCTGTTTTATTACTACATGGATTCACAGGAAACTCAGCTGATGTACGTATGTTAGGGCGTTTCTTAGAAAAGAAAGGCTATACTTGTCATGCGCCAATTTATAAAGGACACGGCGTACCACCAGAAGAACTTGTTCATACAGGTCCTACAGATTGGTGGCAAGATGTAACGGAGGCATATCAGCTTTTAAAAGATAAAGGCTTTGAGAAAATTGCTGTCGTTGGTTTGTCACTAGGCGGAGTATTTTCTCTGAAATTAGCATATACAATCCCTGTTTTAGGTGTGGTACCAATGTGTGCACCGATGTATATTAAGAGTGAAGAAACAATGTACCAAGGTATATTGGCATATGCTCGCGAATATAAAAAGCGTGAGCAAAAATCACCAGAGCAAATTGAACAAGAAATGTTGGAATTCCAACAGACACCGATGAATACATTAAAAGCATTACAAGAGCTAATTGCTGATGTACGTAATAATGTTGATATGATTTATGCACCGACGTTTGTTGTACAAGCGCGTCATGATGAAATGATTAATACGGATAGTGCTAACATTATTTATAACGGTGTAGAATCAACGTTAAAGGACATTAAATGGTATGAAGACTCTACGCATGTCATTACACTTGATAAGCAACGTGACGAGCTACATGAGGATGTATATAACTTCTTGGAGCAACTAGATTGGTAA
- the secG gene encoding preprotein translocase subunit SecG, with protein sequence MHTLLSVLLIIVSILMIVMVLMQSSNSSGLSGAISGGAEQLFGKQKARGIEAVLNRITIVLAVLFFVLTIAVTYLNL encoded by the coding sequence GTGCATACGTTATTATCCGTTTTACTTATTATTGTATCGATTTTAATGATTGTTATGGTACTTATGCAGTCTAGTAATAGCTCAGGCCTTTCAGGTGCAATTTCCGGCGGTGCAGAGCAATTATTTGGTAAGCAAAAAGCACGTGGAATTGAAGCGGTATTAAACCGTATTACAATTGTTTTAGCTGTATTGTTCTTTGTATTAACAATTGCTGTTACGTACTTAAACTTATAG
- a CDS encoding LrgB family protein, translated as MSQILIGIGWVLFTVLLYQLSKKIYQLFPTPFTIPMLVATGLMAFLFIVLDIPYQHYMESGGGWIAKLLGPGVVAFAIPLYKQRHVLQKYVVPIAGGVLVGTTVAIASDFAIASLMGTDKSLILSSLPKSVTMPVAMSVSEQVGGVPSLTAAFVVIAGITGTITGPILLKWSRVTNSVGKGIGFGCASHIMGVMRAMKNNEHEGVIGSVTMTLTAILTCLLGPLFAMMFM; from the coding sequence ATGAGTCAAATATTAATCGGAATCGGTTGGGTTCTTTTTACGGTGCTATTATATCAATTATCTAAAAAAATCTATCAATTATTTCCAACACCATTTACTATTCCAATGCTTGTAGCGACAGGATTAATGGCTTTCTTATTTATTGTGCTTGATATACCATATCAACATTATATGGAAAGCGGTGGTGGCTGGATTGCGAAGTTACTTGGACCAGGTGTTGTAGCATTTGCAATCCCGCTTTACAAACAACGTCATGTGCTGCAAAAATATGTTGTACCGATTGCGGGCGGAGTATTAGTAGGTACAACAGTTGCGATTGCGAGTGATTTTGCTATTGCCTCACTTATGGGAACAGATAAAAGTTTAATTTTATCTTCATTACCAAAATCAGTGACAATGCCGGTTGCGATGAGCGTTTCTGAACAAGTTGGTGGTGTTCCATCCTTAACAGCGGCATTCGTAGTTATCGCAGGTATTACTGGAACGATTACAGGTCCAATTTTATTAAAATGGAGCCGCGTTACAAACTCGGTTGGTAAAGGTATCGGATTTGGATGTGCTTCTCATATTATGGGTGTTATGAGAGCAATGAAAAATAACGAACATGAAGGTGTTATTGGATCGGTAACAATGACATTAACAGCAATTTTGACATGTTTGCTCGGACCGTTATTTGCAATGATGTTTATGTAA
- a CDS encoding CidA/LrgA family holin-like protein produces the protein MKFTKILVQIAALYVFYMVGTWVQEMLNIPIPGSLIGMFLLLFLLSLKVLPVKWFDLGAETLVAIMPFLLIPPTLGLMNYGAFFMSKGISLFITVVASTFLIIIVAGHTGQYLANRKERES, from the coding sequence ATGAAATTTACAAAGATCCTTGTCCAAATTGCTGCTCTTTATGTGTTTTATATGGTTGGAACTTGGGTGCAAGAAATGTTGAATATTCCAATTCCAGGAAGCTTGATTGGGATGTTTCTTTTACTTTTTTTACTTAGCCTAAAAGTACTTCCAGTGAAATGGTTTGATTTAGGAGCGGAAACACTCGTCGCTATTATGCCGTTTTTATTAATTCCGCCAACGCTTGGCTTAATGAATTACGGTGCTTTTTTTATGAGTAAAGGAATTTCTCTTTTCATTACAGTTGTAGCGAGTACGTTTTTAATTATCATTGTCGCAGGACATACAGGGCAATATCTTGCGAATAGAAAGGAAAGGGAGTCGTGA
- a CDS encoding nucleoside hydrolase: MPKKVLIFCDPGIDDTMALLLAFFIDEIEIVGIVADYGNVPKKMAVENAHFLTNEVEGRNIKIFGGSERPITGAPPAFFTDVHGKQGLGPIIPKENVTNEEMENFFEVIPLIEQYKDELIIVSLGRLTSLAILFIVCKQLMEQIKSFYVMGGAFLHPGNVTPISEANFYGDPTAANIVLQSAANMYIYPLNVTQYSIITPEMAEYIEAKGKAPLVKPLFDHYYYGYYKDALPHLKGSPFHDTIPILALLDNAMFTYHKSPIVVMTESYAQGASIGEFRSLGESKPFIDWPSHQIAIDFDYNRFFKHFMSLMTGEQF; this comes from the coding sequence ATGCCCAAAAAAGTTCTCATTTTTTGTGATCCTGGGATTGATGATACGATGGCTCTCCTCTTAGCATTCTTTATCGATGAAATAGAAATAGTCGGTATCGTTGCTGATTACGGCAATGTTCCAAAAAAAATGGCCGTAGAAAATGCTCATTTTCTTACAAACGAAGTAGAGGGTAGAAATATCAAAATCTTTGGTGGATCAGAACGGCCAATTACTGGTGCCCCTCCTGCTTTTTTTACAGATGTACACGGGAAACAGGGACTCGGCCCAATTATTCCAAAGGAGAATGTGACTAACGAAGAAATGGAGAATTTTTTTGAAGTTATTCCTCTTATTGAACAGTATAAAGATGAATTAATCATCGTAAGTTTAGGAAGGCTTACCTCCCTAGCAATTTTATTTATCGTATGTAAACAATTAATGGAGCAAATTAAATCTTTCTACGTAATGGGCGGTGCTTTTCTCCATCCTGGTAATGTTACCCCTATTTCCGAAGCAAACTTTTATGGCGATCCTACTGCCGCTAATATAGTCCTTCAATCCGCAGCTAACATGTACATATACCCATTAAACGTCACCCAATACTCCATCATTACACCAGAAATGGCCGAATACATCGAGGCAAAAGGAAAAGCTCCACTTGTCAAACCGTTATTCGATCACTATTACTACGGATATTATAAAGACGCCCTACCACATTTAAAGGGCAGCCCCTTCCATGACACAATACCAATACTCGCTTTACTTGATAACGCTATGTTTACATATCACAAATCACCTATCGTTGTCATGACAGAATCTTATGCACAGGGGGCAAGTATTGGAGAATTTCGCTCTTTAGGAGAATCTAAACCATTTATTGATTGGCCGAGTCATCAAATAGCAATTGATTTTGATTATAATCGCTTCTTCAAACATTTCATGTCACTTATGACGGGCGAACAATTTTAG
- the eno gene encoding phosphopyruvate hydratase has product MSTIIDVYAREVLDSRGNPTVEVEVYTESGAFGRAIVPSGASTGEHEAVELRDGDKSRYLGKGVINAVNNVNEIIAPEIAGFDVTDQAGIDRAMIELDGTPNKGKLGANAILGVSMAVAHAAADFVGLPLYRYLGGFNAKQLPTPMMNIINGGSHADNNVDFQEFMILPVGAPTFKESIRMGAEVFHALKAVLHDKGLNTAVGDEGGFAPNLGSNREALEVIIEAIEKAGYKAGENVFLGMDVASSEFYNKETGKYDLAGEGRTGLTSAEMVDFYEELCKDFPIISIEDGLDENDWDGHKLLTERIGDKVQLVGDDLFVTNTQKLAEGIEKGISNSILIKVNQIGTLTETFEAIEMAKRAGYTAVVSHRSGETEDATIADIAVATNAGQIKTGSMSRTDRIAKYNQLLRIEDELGEIAVYDGIKSFYNIKR; this is encoded by the coding sequence ATGTCAACAATTATTGATGTTTATGCTCGCGAAGTCCTTGACTCTCGTGGTAACCCAACTGTAGAAGTAGAAGTTTACACAGAAAGCGGCGCTTTCGGACGCGCTATCGTACCAAGTGGTGCATCTACTGGTGAGCACGAAGCAGTAGAATTACGTGACGGTGACAAATCTCGTTACCTTGGTAAAGGTGTTATTAACGCAGTAAACAACGTTAACGAAATTATCGCTCCAGAAATCGCTGGTTTCGATGTAACTGACCAAGCTGGTATCGACCGTGCTATGATCGAATTAGATGGCACTCCAAACAAAGGTAAACTAGGCGCTAACGCTATCCTTGGTGTATCTATGGCAGTAGCTCATGCAGCAGCTGACTTCGTAGGTCTTCCATTATACCGTTACCTTGGTGGATTCAATGCAAAACAATTACCAACTCCAATGATGAACATCATCAACGGTGGTTCTCACGCTGATAACAACGTAGACTTCCAAGAGTTCATGATCTTACCAGTTGGTGCTCCAACATTCAAAGAATCAATCCGTATGGGTGCTGAAGTATTCCATGCACTTAAAGCTGTATTACATGACAAAGGTCTTAATACTGCAGTAGGTGACGAAGGTGGATTCGCTCCAAACCTTGGTTCTAACCGTGAAGCTCTAGAAGTAATCATCGAAGCTATCGAAAAAGCTGGTTACAAAGCTGGCGAGAACGTATTCTTAGGAATGGACGTTGCTTCTTCTGAGTTCTACAACAAAGAAACTGGTAAATATGACCTTGCAGGCGAAGGCCGTACTGGCTTAACTTCTGCAGAAATGGTTGATTTCTACGAAGAGCTTTGCAAAGACTTCCCAATCATCTCTATCGAAGATGGTTTAGACGAAAACGACTGGGATGGTCACAAATTATTAACTGAGCGTATCGGTGATAAAGTACAATTAGTTGGTGACGATTTATTCGTAACTAACACTCAAAAACTTGCTGAAGGTATCGAAAAAGGTATCTCTAACTCAATCTTAATTAAAGTTAACCAAATCGGTACTTTAACTGAGACTTTCGAAGCTATCGAAATGGCTAAACGTGCTGGTTACACAGCAGTTGTATCTCACCGTTCTGGTGAAACTGAAGATGCTACAATCGCTGACATCGCAGTTGCAACTAACGCTGGCCAAATCAAAACTGGTTCTATGAGCCGTACTGACCGTATTGCTAAGTACAACCAATTATTACGCATCGAAGACGAATTAGGCGAAATCGCTGTTTACGATGGCATCAAATCTTTCTATAACATCAAACGATAA
- the gpmI gene encoding 2,3-bisphosphoglycerate-independent phosphoglycerate mutase has protein sequence MRKPTALIILDGFGLREETHGNAVAQAKKPNFDGYWNKFPHTTLTACGEEVGLPEGQMGNSEVGHLNIGAGRIVYQSLTRVNVAIREGEFDQNETFQNAIKSVKEKGTALHLFGLLSDGGVHSHMNHMFALLRLAAKEGVEKVYIHAFLDGRDVGPQTAKGYIDATNEVIKETGVGQFATISGRYYSMDRDKRWDRVEKCYSAMVNGEGPTYKSAEECVEDSYANGIYDEFVLPSVIVNEDNTPVATINDDDAVIFYNFRPDRAIQIARVFTNEDFREFDRGEKVPHIPEFVCMTHFSETVDGYVAFKPMNLDNTLGEVVAQAGLKQLRIAETEKYPHVTFFFSGGREAEFPGEERILINSPKVATYDLKPEMSIYEVTDALVNEIENDKHDVIILNFANCDMVGHSGMMEPTIKAVEATDECLGKVVEAILAKDGVALITADHGNADQELTADGGPMTAHTTNPVPFIVTKNDVELREGGILGDIAPTMLTLLNVEQPKEMTGKTIIK, from the coding sequence ATGAGAAAGCCAACAGCTTTAATCATTCTTGACGGTTTCGGACTTCGTGAAGAAACTCATGGGAATGCTGTAGCACAAGCTAAGAAACCTAATTTTGATGGTTACTGGAACAAATTCCCTCATACAACGCTTACAGCTTGTGGTGAGGAAGTAGGTCTTCCAGAAGGTCAAATGGGTAACTCTGAGGTTGGTCACTTAAATATCGGTGCTGGCCGCATCGTATACCAAAGCTTAACACGCGTAAACGTTGCAATTCGTGAAGGTGAGTTCGATCAGAACGAAACATTCCAAAATGCAATTAAAAGCGTGAAAGAAAAAGGTACTGCTCTTCATTTATTCGGTTTACTTTCTGACGGTGGTGTGCACAGTCACATGAACCATATGTTTGCTCTTCTTCGCTTAGCAGCAAAAGAAGGCGTGGAGAAAGTTTATATCCATGCGTTCTTAGATGGCCGCGATGTTGGACCACAAACAGCAAAAGGTTATATCGATGCAACAAATGAAGTAATTAAAGAAACAGGTGTAGGACAATTCGCGACTATCTCTGGTCGTTATTACTCCATGGACCGTGACAAGCGTTGGGATCGCGTAGAAAAATGTTACAGTGCTATGGTGAATGGTGAAGGCCCTACTTATAAATCAGCAGAAGAGTGTGTAGAAGACTCTTATGCGAACGGTATCTATGATGAATTCGTATTGCCGTCTGTAATTGTTAACGAAGATAACACGCCAGTTGCAACAATCAATGATGATGATGCAGTTATTTTCTATAACTTCCGTCCAGACCGTGCAATTCAAATTGCTCGTGTATTTACAAACGAAGACTTCCGTGAGTTCGATCGTGGTGAAAAAGTACCTCACATTCCTGAATTCGTTTGTATGACACACTTCAGTGAAACTGTAGATGGTTACGTGGCATTTAAGCCAATGAACCTTGATAACACTTTAGGTGAAGTTGTTGCGCAAGCGGGATTAAAGCAACTTCGCATCGCGGAAACTGAAAAGTATCCGCACGTTACATTCTTCTTTAGCGGTGGTCGTGAGGCTGAATTCCCAGGAGAAGAGCGTATCTTAATTAACTCACCAAAGGTTGCAACGTATGATTTGAAACCTGAAATGAGCATTTACGAAGTAACGGACGCTTTAGTAAATGAAATCGAAAATGATAAACATGATGTTATCATTCTTAACTTTGCGAACTGTGATATGGTTGGCCATTCTGGGATGATGGAACCAACAATTAAAGCAGTAGAAGCAACTGACGAATGTTTAGGAAAAGTTGTAGAAGCGATTCTTGCAAAAGATGGTGTAGCACTTATTACTGCTGACCATGGTAATGCTGATCAGGAGTTAACTGCTGATGGCGGGCCTATGACAGCTCATACAACTAACCCGGTTCCTTTCATCGTTACAAAAAATGATGTAGAGCTTCGTGAAGGTGGTATTTTAGGAGATATCGCCCCAACAATGCTTACACTTTTAAATGTGGAACAACCGAAAGAAATGACAGGTAAAACAATTATTAAATAA
- the tpiA gene encoding triose-phosphate isomerase: MRKPIIAGNWKMNKTLSEAVSFVEEVKGQIPAASAVDAVVCSPALFLERLVAATEGTDLQVGAQNMHFEKNGAFTGEISPVALSDLKVGYVVLGHSERREMFAETDESVNKKTLAAFEHGLTPIVCCGETLEERESGKTFDLVAGQVTKALAGLTEEQVKATVIAYEPIWAIGTGKSSSSADANEVCAHIRKVVAEAVSPEAAEAVRIQYGGSVKPENIKEYMAQSDIDGALVGGASLEPASFLGLLGAVK, from the coding sequence ATGCGTAAACCAATTATCGCAGGTAACTGGAAAATGAATAAAACTCTATCTGAAGCAGTTAGCTTCGTAGAGGAAGTTAAAGGTCAAATCCCAGCAGCTTCAGCTGTTGATGCAGTAGTTTGCTCTCCAGCTCTATTCTTAGAGCGCTTAGTAGCAGCAACTGAAGGAACTGACTTACAAGTAGGTGCACAAAACATGCACTTCGAAAAAAATGGTGCATTCACTGGCGAAATTAGCCCAGTAGCACTTAGCGACTTAAAAGTAGGCTACGTAGTACTTGGCCACTCTGAGCGTCGTGAAATGTTTGCTGAAACAGACGAATCAGTAAACAAAAAGACTCTTGCAGCATTTGAACATGGTTTAACACCAATCGTATGTTGTGGTGAGACTTTAGAAGAGCGCGAAAGCGGAAAAACATTTGATCTAGTAGCAGGTCAAGTGACAAAAGCACTTGCAGGTTTAACAGAAGAGCAAGTTAAAGCAACTGTTATCGCTTATGAGCCAATCTGGGCTATCGGTACAGGTAAATCATCTTCTTCTGCAGATGCAAACGAAGTATGTGCGCACATCCGTAAAGTTGTTGCAGAAGCTGTTTCTCCAGAAGCTGCAGAAGCTGTTCGTATTCAATACGGCGGTAGCGTAAAACCAGAAAACATTAAAGAGTATATGGCACAATCTGACATCGACGGCGCTTTAGTTGGCGGTGCTAGCTTAGAGCCTGCTTCGTTCTTAGGTCTTCTGGGGGCGGTAAAATGA